CAAGGTCCAGTCGCCCAGCGGCTGGCTGTGTACCAGGTTCAGGTACTGTTGGCGGTAGATGTCCTTGAGCCGGGCATCCCACAGGCCGACCATCGTGCGCTTGTCGTTGAAGCTGTATTCGCCACCGGCGAAGTTGAAGCGGTCGGAGGTGATGCCGGCGCGCCCCTGCATGAACATGTCTTCCATGCTCGCGTCGTTGCGCGGGCTGTTACCGCGGAACTGGCCGGCATAGAGGGTCAGGCCTTCGATCTCCTTGGCGGTGAGCTGGCCGCCGCGGAACGTCTGCGGCAGCGAGCGGCCATCGTCCGAACGCAGGATCGGCAGCACCGGCATCCACTCGCCGACCTTGAGTTCGGTCTGCGACAGGCGCGCCTTGAATGCCACGCCCAGGCGGCCGAAATCATCGGCCGGGCGGCCATCGTCATGCACCGGCAGCAGGTGAGTGCCGGCCGTGCCCTTGCCACCGTCGAGCTTGAGCGAGTACAGCCCCAGCACGTCGACACCGAAGCCGACGGTGCCCTGGGTGAAGCCGGAGCGAGCGTCGAGGATAAAGCTCTGGGTCCATTCCTCGGCCTTGCCCTGGGGGTTGGCCGGGTCGACGAAGTTGCGGTTGATGTAGAAGTTGCGCAGGTTGAGGCTGGCCTTGGCGTCTTCCAGGAAACCGCTTTCGGCGGCGACGGCGGGCAGGGCGCAGGACAGGGCCAACAGGCCCGGGAGCAGCTGGCGTGCGGGTTGCAAAGTGCTCATCTGTCGTGGATCTCTTGTTTTTATTGGGCGAGCCGGTGCGCTGCGGGTACGGGCCGCAGGTGTGGGCGTCTTTAGAGAGAACGAGTGCAACGTTGCGTGGGCGATGGTGCGGGGGAGGGTGGGGGCGAGGCAATTCGTGGAACGCGGAATGGGGCGATTATCGAACGTAATGTTGATCGAGCGTCATCGCGGGCAACAAAAAGCCCACCGCAAGGGTGGGCTTGATGCGTTACCGGGCCAATCAGCCTTTCGGCGTCTGGATCGAGGCTTGTTGCTGGGTCTGCTCGTACCAGCCGCCACCGAGGGCCTTGTACAGGTTGACCTCGCTGACCAGCTGCGACAGGCGATCGCCGATCAGCGACTGCTGGGCGCTGAACAGGTTGCGCTGGGCGTCGAGGAAGGTCAGGTTGCTGTCGATTCCGATGCGGTAGCGGCGCTCGGCCAGGCGGTAGTAGTCCTGGTTGGCGGCCACCAGGTCACGTTGCGCCTGCAGCTGCTCCTCGAACGTCTTGCGTGCGGCCAGGCCATCGGCGACTTCCTGGAAGGCGGTCTGAATGGTCTTTTCGTACTTGGCGACGTTGATGTCCTTCTGGATCTTCGAGTAGTCCAGGCTGGCCTTGAGGCTACCGGCGTTGAAGATCGGCAGGTTGATCTGCGGCTGGAACAGCCAGGTGCCCGAACCACCCTTGAACAGCCCGCCCATGTCCGGGCTCAGGGTACCGGCGTTGGCGGTCAGGCTGATGCTCGGGAAGAACGCGGCGCGGGCGGCGCCGATGTTGGCGTTGGCGGCCTTGAGCAGGTGCTCGGCTTCCTGGATGTCCGGACGACGTTGCAGGATGTCGGACGGCAGGCCCGCCGGCACTTCGGCCAGTTGGTCGGCATTGAGCTCCAGCGGCTTGGGCAGGTTGGCCGGCACGCCGGTACCTACCAGCACGGTGAGGCTGTTCAGGTCCTGGGCGACCAGGCGCTGGTACTGCGACAGCTTGACCCGCGCACCTTCGACGGCGGTGCGGGCCTGGCTCAGGTCCAGCGCCGAAGCCACGCCCACCTCATTGCTGCGGCGGGTCAGGTTGTAGCTCTCTTCGTACGTCTTGAGCGTTTCTTCGGTCAGCTTCAGCAACGCCTGGTCGGCCTGCCAGGTGTAATAGGCGTTGGCCACGCTGGCCACCAGGCTGATCTGCGTGGAGCGACGCGCCTGCTCGCTGGACAGGTAGGTTTCCAGGGCCTGTTGGGTCAGGCTGCGCACACGGCCGAACAGGTCCAGTTCATAAGCGCTGACACCCAGGGTGGCCGAGTACTGGCTGCTGATGGATGCCTCGCCGGTCTGCGACATGTTCGCCGGCAGCCGCTGGCGGCTACCGCTGCCATTGGCCGATACCGCCGGCAGCAGGTCGGCGCGCTGGATGCGGTACTGGGCGCGGTAGGCGTCGATGTTCAGCGCCGCGACGCGCAGATCGCGGTTGTTTTCCAGCGACGTCTGGATCAGTTGCTGCAGCGCCGGGTCGTGGAAGAACTGGCGCCAGCCTTGCTCGGCCGCGGCAACGTTGGCCGACTCGGTCGGCGAGTACGCAGGGCCTTGCGGCCACTGCGCGGCCACCGGCGCCTCGGGCGTCTGGTAGTCGGGGATCAGCGAGCAGCCGCCGAGGATGAAGGCGGTTACCGCCAGGGACAACAAAGACTTGGTCATTGCCCAGCCTCATAACGTGGAGTTTCAGGGGTGGCGTGTTCTTTCGGCTCTTTGCTGCCGAACAGCGACGACACTGCGACGAAGAATAGCGGTACCCAGAAGATGGCCAGCACGGTCGCACTGATCATGCCGCCGATCACGCCGGTACCAATGGCGTGCTGGCTGCCGGCGCCGGCGCCGCTGGCGATGGTCAACGGTACCACGCCGAGGATGAACGCCAGCGAGGTCATGATGATCGGGCGCAGACGCATGCGGCACGCCTCGATCGCCGCGTCGTACAGGCTGCGGCCTTGCTCGTGCAGTTCCTTGGCAAACTCGACGATCAGGATGGCGTTCTTCGCCGCCAGGCCGATCGTGGTCAGCAGGCCGACCAGGAAGTACACGTCGTTGGACAACCCACGCAGGCTGGTGGCGAGCAGGGCACCGATGATGCCCAGCGGTACCACGAGCACGACCGCGATCGGGATCGACCAGCTTTCGTACAGCGCCGCCAGGCACAGGAACACGAACAGTACCGAGAGGGCGAACAGCGCCGGCATCTGCGAGCCGGAGAGTTTTTCCTCGTAGGACATGCCGGTCCAGGAGTAGCCGATGCCGGTTGGCAGTTCGCCGGCGATGCGCTCGACTTCGGCCATGGCCTCACCGGTACTGTAGCC
This window of the Pseudomonas mosselii genome carries:
- a CDS encoding OprD family porin — translated: MSTLQPARQLLPGLLALSCALPAVAAESGFLEDAKASLNLRNFYINRNFVDPANPQGKAEEWTQSFILDARSGFTQGTVGFGVDVLGLYSLKLDGGKGTAGTHLLPVHDDGRPADDFGRLGVAFKARLSQTELKVGEWMPVLPILRSDDGRSLPQTFRGGQLTAKEIEGLTLYAGQFRGNSPRNDASMEDMFMQGRAGITSDRFNFAGGEYSFNDKRTMVGLWDARLKDIYRQQYLNLVHSQPLGDWTLGSNLGYFLGKEEGSARAGDLDNRTASAMLSARYQGHTFYIGLQKVSGDDAWMRVNGTSGGTLANDSYNASFDNAKERSWQVRHDFNFVTVGIPGLTLMNRYIKGDNVHAGGVDDGKEWARETELAYVVQAGTFKDLSVKWRNSTMRRDFSSNAFDENRLIVSYPLNLL
- a CDS encoding AdeC/AdeK/OprM family multidrug efflux complex outer membrane factor, which codes for MTKSLLSLAVTAFILGGCSLIPDYQTPEAPVAAQWPQGPAYSPTESANVAAAEQGWRQFFHDPALQQLIQTSLENNRDLRVAALNIDAYRAQYRIQRADLLPAVSANGSGSRQRLPANMSQTGEASISSQYSATLGVSAYELDLFGRVRSLTQQALETYLSSEQARRSTQISLVASVANAYYTWQADQALLKLTEETLKTYEESYNLTRRSNEVGVASALDLSQARTAVEGARVKLSQYQRLVAQDLNSLTVLVGTGVPANLPKPLELNADQLAEVPAGLPSDILQRRPDIQEAEHLLKAANANIGAARAAFFPSISLTANAGTLSPDMGGLFKGGSGTWLFQPQINLPIFNAGSLKASLDYSKIQKDINVAKYEKTIQTAFQEVADGLAARKTFEEQLQAQRDLVAANQDYYRLAERRYRIGIDSNLTFLDAQRNLFSAQQSLIGDRLSQLVSEVNLYKALGGGWYEQTQQQASIQTPKG